A part of Asterias rubens chromosome 14, eAstRub1.3, whole genome shotgun sequence genomic DNA contains:
- the LOC117299076 gene encoding uncharacterized protein LOC117299076, translating to MVNDAVAPKANCKMVAVNDGKNPHLCLFAVRDIEVWEELRFDYGVPNLPWRKMGQMQEKHNDYLDKLTFCGLKKNSAADDVNKCSPKHNSQVDDSDTTRDDSDDNDYIPDSENEEIESDSSDQLCGLRGAAKQSMFQTNEVGINT from the exons GTAAAATGGTAGCTGTTAATGATGGCAAGAATCCACATCTTTGCTTATTTGCTGTTCGAGACATTGAAGTCTGGGAAGAACTTCGGTTTGATTATGGTGTACCCAACTTGCCATGGAGAAAG ATGGGGCAGATGCAGGAAAAGCATAATGACTACCTTGACAAGCTCACTTTCTGTGGACTGAAAAAG AATTCTGCAGCTGATGATGTCAACAAGTGTTCCCCAAAACACAACTCACAAGTTGATGACTCCGATACTACACGTGATGACAGTGATGACAATGATTACATTCCCGATAGTGAAAATGAAGAAATAGAAAGTGACTCCAGCGACCAGCTTTGTGGATTAAGAG GTGCAGCAAAACAATCCATGTTTCAAACTAATGAGGTAGGTATAAATACTTAA